The Litchfieldia alkalitelluris genome has a window encoding:
- a CDS encoding MFS transporter — translation MYFFLFIWALVGYAGFTSYQARLADEFPKEQGNVMAWNNTALYIGITIGSMIGGYVISNWGYPFLPYVCSIAAIISFVLSTQKVEEEKESAFPVDR, via the coding sequence ATTTATTTCTTTCTGTTCATATGGGCTTTGGTTGGGTATGCAGGATTTACATCATACCAAGCACGATTAGCAGACGAATTTCCAAAGGAACAAGGAAATGTTATGGCCTGGAATAATACGGCTCTGTACATTGGTATTACCATTGGTTCAATGATTGGTGGTTATGTCATATCTAATTGGGGATACCCTTTCCTTCCGTATGTTTGTAGTATTGCAGCAATCATTAGTTTTGTCCTTAGTACCCAAAAGGTCGAAGAAGAAAAGGAATCAGCTTTTCCAGTAGATAGATAA
- a CDS encoding flavodoxin domain-containing protein, producing MKVFVLHASMYGHTKALASVIADGVKQVENTEVIFQSVEETDPNDLRDAGAIIWGSSGYFGEPNPKMATFFSKLGELWFTGALQGKVGGVFGTTSTQHGGVENICRALQTPMQHHGMIIVSNTGPLNEDRMTYGNPYGATAVIPVEASQDAPMNVPNDAEMSIAREYGKLVTETAKKLS from the coding sequence ATGAAAGTTTTTGTGTTACACGCAAGTATGTATGGTCACACTAAAGCGTTGGCTAGTGTGATTGCCGATGGAGTTAAGCAAGTTGAAAACACAGAAGTCATTTTTCAATCAGTTGAGGAGACTGATCCTAATGATTTAAGGGATGCTGGAGCTATCATCTGGGGATCATCCGGTTATTTTGGGGAGCCGAACCCTAAAATGGCAACTTTCTTTTCAAAATTAGGAGAATTATGGTTTACAGGTGCCCTACAAGGAAAAGTGGGTGGGGTTTTTGGTACAACATCCACACAACATGGTGGGGTTGAAAACATCTGCCGGGCCCTACAAACACCGATGCAACATCATGGTATGATTATTGTTTCTAATACTGGACCATTAAATGAGGATCGTATGACATACGGTAATCCTTATGGAGCTACTGCTGTAATTCCTGTGGAAGCTTCACAAGATGCACCAATGAATGTACCTAATGATGCTGAAATGTCTATTGCAAGAGAGTATGGAAAGTTGGTCACTGAAACTGCAAAAAAATTATCATAA
- a CDS encoding oligogalacturonate lyase family protein, producing the protein MQNLITYKDSVTGYEIRQYTQGPERNTKLYFTTENFTTDDRFFFFNKQIPSGSKNEVYQGNGELYKAEVETGELKLVAGSEYSGFAMDRFENYGVMTKGNIVCRYECDSDKIIELGALPDGGHITGHLTTSKSGMIVCSYKQKNCISALVTLDPHTGKSEVVYQSDYHLGHAQVCPTDENTIFFIHETGGDALQRMWLFDVITSTARPYYVESEGDWITHEVWTADGENIVFMKLPSYLMMGTKDGHNFRIITKGEQLLHPGVTHDSKWFCADRIGYLGIESPNLVYLVNGETGNSLVLASTDTPRSGADHLHPSFNRKGDKILFNRPFDNGSTQVCLIDLKQVERP; encoded by the coding sequence ATGCAAAACTTGATAACATACAAGGATTCTGTTACAGGATATGAGATACGTCAGTATACTCAAGGACCCGAACGCAATACAAAGCTGTATTTCACAACTGAGAATTTTACTACCGACGACCGTTTTTTCTTCTTCAACAAGCAGATTCCCTCAGGATCAAAGAATGAGGTATACCAAGGAAATGGAGAGCTTTACAAAGCGGAGGTTGAAACTGGCGAGTTGAAGCTGGTGGCAGGCAGTGAATACAGTGGCTTTGCGATGGACAGGTTTGAAAACTACGGGGTCATGACAAAGGGGAATATCGTTTGCCGCTATGAATGCGATAGCGATAAGATCATTGAGCTTGGTGCGCTCCCTGATGGCGGTCATATTACGGGTCATTTAACTACTAGTAAAAGCGGAATGATCGTTTGTAGTTATAAACAAAAAAACTGCATTTCCGCCTTGGTCACACTCGATCCCCATACAGGAAAAAGTGAAGTAGTTTATCAAAGTGATTATCATTTGGGTCATGCACAGGTTTGTCCCACCGATGAAAATACGATTTTCTTTATTCATGAAACAGGTGGCGACGCTTTGCAGCGGATGTGGCTATTCGATGTCATCACTTCTACCGCACGGCCGTACTATGTCGAATCCGAGGGTGATTGGATTACCCATGAGGTTTGGACTGCTGACGGTGAAAACATTGTGTTCATGAAGCTGCCGTCTTATCTAATGATGGGGACAAAAGACGGTCACAATTTTCGCATCATTACTAAGGGAGAGCAGCTGCTACACCCAGGAGTTACACATGACTCGAAATGGTTTTGCGCTGACCGAATCGGCTACCTTGGAATAGAAAGCCCAAATCTGGTTTATCTTGTAAATGGCGAAACAGGAAACTCCCTTGTACTAGCAAGCACTGATACACCGAGAAGTGGTGCTGATCATCTTCATCCTTCTTTTAACCGTAAAGGCGATAAGATTTTGTTTAACCGTCCGTTTGATAACGGCAGCACACAGGTTTGCCTCATTGATTTAAAGCAGGTTGAAAGACCCTAG
- a CDS encoding glycoside hydrolase family 2 TIM barrel-domain containing protein produces MLRTFQEHNIRATELLNGPWDFLKDPSNVGVQEKWYERFPQASHSMYVPSCWNNELNMYDYEGVAWYRKMIRIEDNQHVRLIFHAVLGHADVYLDGRHLGYHFGGYTPFEFVLHSLPKGDHEVIVRTDSTLDRLTIPTEHVDWFHYGGIIRPVELQCIPDLYIEKMKVDYELNEANAEVCIQVSIKSLSQIEMTTALTLFEGNLEFHSEQVRVDAGETVNCMVKLQWNDVRLWNVGRPELYTIQAKINFDDKVERIGFRQIETKDHRILINGLPVYLKGVNRHEEHPEWGFAFPPKLMHKDLDIIRELGCNTVRGSHYPQSPYWLDLLDENGILFWSEIPVWGAFLPNETVKEELFQMRALSMLEEMVRLHYHHPSVIFWSVHNEIDSRTQDAYKMTERLVSSLRQLDTSRLITFATMYPLEDILLPLFDVIGINKYYGWYEGDVDGFKDMLKLFHERAESMGCADKPVLMTEFGGAGIFGDVGWEPRLFSEDYQAKIVSEALAIFRDDPKIGGTYVWQFADIRGDLKSNSTYFRDRARSFNNKGLVNEYRRPKQSFREVQRIYHSWTE; encoded by the coding sequence TTGTTAAGGACATTTCAAGAGCATAATATCCGGGCTACAGAGTTATTGAATGGTCCGTGGGACTTTCTAAAAGACCCTTCTAATGTGGGGGTTCAAGAGAAATGGTATGAGCGTTTTCCACAAGCTTCGCACTCTATGTATGTTCCTTCATGCTGGAATAACGAACTGAACATGTACGACTATGAAGGCGTAGCATGGTACAGAAAAATGATACGGATTGAGGACAATCAGCATGTCAGATTAATTTTTCATGCTGTGCTAGGTCATGCTGATGTGTATCTGGACGGACGGCACCTTGGATATCATTTTGGGGGATACACCCCATTTGAATTCGTGCTTCACTCCTTACCAAAGGGTGATCATGAGGTTATTGTTCGAACAGACAGTACGCTGGATCGCCTTACCATTCCGACAGAGCACGTTGACTGGTTTCATTACGGTGGAATTATCCGACCGGTCGAGCTTCAATGCATACCGGATTTGTACATCGAGAAGATGAAGGTTGACTACGAGCTAAATGAAGCAAATGCTGAAGTCTGTATCCAAGTAAGTATAAAATCTTTATCGCAGATAGAGATGACTACGGCATTAACATTATTTGAAGGAAATCTTGAATTCCACTCGGAACAGGTAAGAGTAGATGCAGGTGAAACTGTCAATTGTATGGTGAAGTTACAATGGAACGACGTTCGGTTGTGGAATGTAGGTCGTCCGGAGCTATATACGATCCAGGCGAAGATTAATTTTGATGACAAGGTTGAAAGAATTGGCTTCCGACAAATTGAGACGAAGGACCATAGGATCTTAATAAATGGTTTGCCGGTCTATTTAAAGGGAGTAAACCGTCACGAAGAACACCCAGAGTGGGGCTTTGCCTTTCCGCCTAAATTGATGCATAAAGATCTTGATATTATTCGGGAGCTTGGTTGTAATACTGTCCGTGGATCACATTATCCACAAAGTCCTTATTGGTTGGACCTGCTGGATGAGAACGGCATCCTCTTTTGGAGCGAAATACCTGTTTGGGGAGCATTCCTGCCGAATGAAACTGTCAAAGAGGAGTTGTTCCAAATGCGAGCGCTGAGTATGCTTGAAGAAATGGTTCGTCTGCATTATCATCACCCATCTGTTATCTTCTGGTCCGTTCATAATGAGATCGATTCTCGTACACAGGATGCCTATAAAATGACAGAGCGTTTAGTTTCATCTTTAAGGCAACTGGATACCTCAAGGCTCATTACTTTCGCCACAATGTATCCTCTTGAGGACATTCTACTTCCTCTTTTTGATGTTATTGGAATTAACAAATACTATGGCTGGTATGAAGGTGACGTAGATGGATTTAAAGATATGCTGAAACTGTTTCACGAACGTGCTGAAAGTATGGGATGTGCAGACAAGCCGGTACTCATGACCGAATTCGGTGGAGCTGGAATTTTCGGGGATGTCGGTTGGGAACCTAGATTGTTCAGCGAGGATTATCAGGCGAAAATCGTATCCGAAGCACTGGCTATTTTTCGTGACGATCCGAAGATTGGAGGCACATATGTCTGGCAGTTTGCTGATATACGTGGCGACCTGAAAAGTAACAGCACTTATTTCCGTGATAGGGCGCGTAGCTTCAACAATAAGGGGTTGGTTAACGAATACCGTAGGCCAAAGCAATCGTTTCGTGAAGTGCAACGAATCTACCATTCTTGGACGGAATAA
- a CDS encoding MFS transporter, with translation MSVASITPLIYAIIGDIAPSHRRGTWLSIVVSGHLTALWAGAPFGTLLEHLLGWRSVFIVIAILGTILALVNFKTWRYVPKSDVTRNLLEGNLLRIIGSVSVTTSWAISMYALYSENRFSSSEIALAVTFYGIGAVLGSLISRKFTDRFGARKISKATLIFLDCNIRLFRNILLIWRLDLFLSVHMGFGWVCRIYIIPSTISRRISKGTRKCYGLE, from the coding sequence TTGTCGGTTGCATCGATTACCCCTTTGATTTATGCCATTATCGGGGATATTGCACCATCACATCGGAGGGGAACTTGGCTTTCAATCGTTGTTTCAGGACATTTAACAGCTCTTTGGGCAGGAGCACCATTCGGTACGTTATTAGAGCATTTACTTGGTTGGCGTTCGGTATTTATTGTAATAGCTATTCTAGGGACTATATTGGCATTAGTAAATTTCAAAACGTGGAGATATGTTCCTAAAAGTGATGTAACAAGAAACTTGTTAGAAGGAAATCTGCTAAGAATAATTGGTTCGGTAAGTGTTACCACCAGTTGGGCGATTTCGATGTACGCTCTTTATTCAGAAAATAGATTCTCATCATCAGAAATCGCATTAGCTGTTACTTTTTATGGTATTGGTGCTGTTTTAGGAAGTCTTATAAGTAGAAAATTTACAGATAGGTTTGGAGCAAGGAAGATTTCGAAAGCTACGCTAATTTTTCTTGACTGTAATATTCGTTTGTTTAGGAATATTCTTCTCATCTGGCGATTGGATTTATTTCTTTCTGTTCATATGGGCTTTGGTTGGGTATGCAGGATTTACATCATACCAAGCACGATTAGCAGACGAATTTCCAAAGGAACAAGGAAATGTTATGGCCTGGAATAA
- a CDS encoding CarD family transcriptional regulator — translation MEVDYLFQIGDNIVYPMHGAGIIKAIEEKEISGDKQQYYVIKLLIGKMEVMIPTGKILSSCIRPVTDLTALKQIMHVFQHGESDRLLPWKQRYKVNADKIKTGKIQECAEVVRDLMRMKKEKTLNTSEKKMLDHAHEFLNSELGLIKGITENQIKSFSLS, via the coding sequence ATGGAGGTGGATTATTTGTTTCAAATTGGCGATAACATTGTTTATCCAATGCACGGAGCAGGTATAATTAAAGCCATAGAAGAAAAGGAAATCTCAGGGGACAAACAACAGTACTATGTCATAAAATTGTTAATCGGTAAAATGGAAGTCATGATTCCTACGGGTAAAATATTGAGTTCATGTATACGCCCTGTTACTGACTTAACTGCATTAAAACAAATCATGCACGTTTTTCAGCATGGAGAATCAGACAGATTACTGCCATGGAAACAAAGGTATAAAGTGAACGCGGACAAAATAAAAACTGGTAAAATACAAGAATGTGCTGAAGTTGTACGTGATTTAATGCGTATGAAGAAAGAAAAAACACTTAATACAAGCGAAAAAAAAATGTTAGATCATGCACATGAATTTTTGAATAGTGAACTGGGATTAATTAAAGGGATTACTGAAAATCAAATAAAAAGTTTCTCTTTAAGTTAA
- a CDS encoding MATE family efflux transporter — translation MKTKGYPVQKLTLFAITWPIFIETMLHLLMGNADTLMLSQYSDDAVAAVGVSNQVLMLIGVLFGFIATGTSVLVSRSLGANSFKEASQIAVVSIVSNILVGLVIGVVLVFFASEIISMMGVSSNLNSEATLYLQIVGGCIFLQSAIMTMGAILRSYRFTRDAMYVTLAMNVINIIGNYLFIFGMFGLPVLGVTGVAISTILSRFIGLAIIVIILYKRIRPTLPFSYVFKRFPHLELKRLLEIGVPSAGEHLSFNGSQLVITSFIVMLGTEEMTTKVYAQNIGMFVLLFSIAIGQGNQIIIGHQIGAKQFDPAYKRCVHSLLIAIGITSIVGLILYLFSKPILTLFTANENIIATGSVLLLLTALVEPGRSFNAVVITSLRAAGDVNFPVFIGILSMWGVSVPLAYILGIHFEFGLVGIWCAFIVDEWFRGVLMLWRWRQGKWRQQTISGKGQSSAS, via the coding sequence ATGAAGACGAAAGGATATCCAGTTCAAAAGCTCACTCTCTTTGCAATAACATGGCCAATTTTTATCGAAACTATGCTACATTTACTGATGGGTAACGCTGATACACTTATGCTTAGTCAGTATTCAGATGATGCTGTTGCCGCAGTTGGTGTTTCAAATCAAGTATTAATGTTAATTGGTGTGTTGTTTGGCTTCATAGCTACTGGAACTAGTGTGCTTGTTTCTAGGAGTCTCGGGGCAAATTCATTTAAAGAAGCAAGTCAAATAGCGGTAGTTTCCATCGTTTCCAATATACTAGTTGGGCTTGTTATTGGGGTGGTCCTTGTCTTTTTTGCTTCGGAGATTATTTCCATGATGGGTGTTTCTAGCAATCTTAATTCAGAAGCCACACTCTATTTACAGATCGTTGGCGGTTGTATATTTTTACAGTCAGCGATTATGACGATGGGAGCCATTTTACGTAGTTATCGTTTCACGAGAGATGCTATGTATGTCACACTTGCAATGAATGTTATTAATATCATTGGTAATTATCTTTTTATCTTTGGGATGTTTGGCCTTCCGGTGCTAGGTGTAACAGGAGTAGCGATTTCCACTATACTTAGTAGATTCATTGGATTAGCCATTATTGTAATCATTTTATATAAAAGAATTAGACCTACACTACCTTTCTCTTATGTATTTAAGAGATTCCCACATTTAGAGCTGAAGAGGTTACTTGAAATTGGAGTCCCTTCAGCGGGAGAGCATCTTTCATTTAATGGATCACAGCTTGTTATCACCTCCTTTATTGTGATGCTAGGTACGGAAGAGATGACGACGAAGGTTTATGCTCAAAACATTGGAATGTTTGTGCTGCTTTTTTCAATCGCCATCGGTCAAGGCAATCAAATTATCATTGGACATCAAATCGGTGCGAAGCAATTTGATCCTGCATATAAGCGATGTGTTCATAGTCTTTTAATTGCCATAGGCATAACAAGTATAGTCGGCTTAATTCTTTATCTATTTAGCAAGCCAATCTTAACTCTTTTTACTGCCAATGAAAATATCATTGCAACAGGGAGTGTCCTTCTTTTACTGACAGCCTTAGTTGAACCAGGACGTTCGTTTAATGCGGTCGTCATCACTTCCTTACGCGCAGCGGGTGATGTGAACTTTCCTGTTTTCATAGGGATCCTCTCGATGTGGGGAGTCAGTGTTCCGTTAGCCTATATTCTTGGAATACATTTTGAATTCGGACTCGTTGGAATTTGGTGTGCATTTATCGTTGATGAATGGTTTAGGGGGGTACTCATGCTTTGGAGATGGCGCCAAGGGAAATGGCGTCAGCAGACGATAAGTGGGAAGGGACAATCTAGTGCTTCTTAA
- the psiE gene encoding phosphate-starvation-inducible protein PsiE, protein MRRKFVYVLKMAPKFFQIVLNVSLLFLAVILSFLLVQELFAFSYIIWTAGVNDYKQFLARILIFFLYFEFIAMIVKYFKEDYHFPLRYFLYIGITAMVRLIIVDYDQPIDTLVYSLVILVLIIGYFIMNITPRERPEVNALLNREKEE, encoded by the coding sequence ATGAGAAGAAAGTTTGTATACGTATTAAAAATGGCTCCGAAATTTTTTCAAATCGTTTTGAATGTGTCTCTTCTTTTCTTAGCAGTAATTCTCTCATTTTTATTAGTGCAAGAGTTGTTCGCTTTCTCTTACATAATATGGACGGCTGGTGTTAATGATTATAAGCAATTTCTAGCAAGAATTCTTATCTTTTTCCTATACTTTGAGTTTATTGCAATGATCGTAAAATACTTCAAAGAGGATTACCATTTTCCATTAAGATACTTTTTGTATATTGGTATTACGGCAATGGTGAGATTGATCATTGTTGACTATGATCAACCCATAGACACGTTAGTTTATTCACTTGTGATATTGGTGCTCATTATTGGCTATTTCATTATGAATATTACACCACGCGAAAGACCAGAGGTAAATGCCTTGTTGAATAGGGAGAAGGAAGAGTAA
- a CDS encoding helix-turn-helix transcriptional regulator yields the protein MEIRKYNLNYLGVHIHFVLDKVTYPGWEDIRNLVNVHSLYWIHEGEGTFLTNTEHKVQAGMMTYLRPGLEMSMRSEPHAPLRMTMILFDCAELVYDAVWKDIIPIDKLRLPFLSQYTLKQWEELGQLCREIQNEWAPGIADGASVSQAKLHILLHKLHQIEQPDWSITESGAFSAFEQIKKRLENGFMENPRIELLAEEYNISASYLRKLFIKYTGMGPKEYLIHLRNEQACRYLVYTEYPIKEIAKLCGFYEEYHFSKMFKKVNGVSPSTYRSMERSVE from the coding sequence TTGGAAATCCGGAAATATAATTTGAATTACCTTGGGGTACATATTCATTTTGTTCTCGATAAAGTAACATATCCTGGTTGGGAAGACATCCGAAATCTGGTGAATGTTCATAGTTTGTATTGGATTCATGAGGGTGAGGGGACATTCTTGACTAATACTGAGCACAAGGTACAGGCCGGTATGATGACTTATTTAAGGCCAGGTCTGGAAATGTCAATGCGCTCAGAACCACATGCTCCACTCCGTATGACCATGATACTCTTCGATTGTGCAGAGCTAGTTTACGATGCAGTATGGAAAGATATAATTCCCATAGATAAACTGCGGCTTCCTTTCCTGAGTCAGTACACTCTCAAACAGTGGGAGGAACTAGGCCAATTATGCAGGGAGATACAAAATGAGTGGGCACCAGGAATTGCCGATGGCGCTTCCGTGTCTCAAGCAAAATTACATATTCTTCTGCACAAGCTTCATCAAATCGAGCAACCTGATTGGAGCATAACTGAATCAGGCGCATTCTCAGCCTTCGAGCAGATAAAAAAGCGTCTAGAAAACGGATTTATGGAAAACCCACGAATTGAATTGTTGGCTGAGGAATACAACATATCAGCATCATACCTTCGTAAGCTGTTCATCAAATATACAGGTATGGGACCAAAAGAATATCTTATTCACTTACGTAACGAGCAGGCCTGCCGTTATCTGGTATATACTGAATACCCTATCAAGGAAATCGCCAAGTTATGTGGATTTTACGAAGAATATCACTTCAGCAAGATGTTCAAAAAAGTAAATGGCGTATCCCCTAGCACCTACCGAAGTATGGAGAGGAGCGTAGAGTAG